The sequence GAAATAATATGCACGTAAATATACTTTACTATTATCGCGACTGAAGCCGTCTTGTAGACTAgcccatttttttattcgtTACCATCTACCCTGATCCTGACCATAGTTTCAGGCAAGGGTACCAGatcttcctcttcgtcattatcgtcatcattCTCGTTTTTCTCGTGGGATCCTAGATCTTTCTCCCTTTGCTGTTCAGACTCACGTTTCTTAGAATCTTCCCATGGACCTATCTCATAATCACCTTCCGCGTATTGTAGCAAGCCCAAACTAGCCTGTGAtatattgtttattatagAGTCCCAATTGTTCATCAACTGCGCAACTGCTTCCGCATTTGTACCCATTTCTTTGACTTGCTCATTCAGCTTGACTAGTTGAAGTTTCAGTCCATCGGTCAGGCTCGTTATCTTCTGCAACGACTGCAGTTCTTTTCGCTTCGTGATTATTTGTTCATCTATTGAGTCCATGTTTCTCGTTGATCTTTCTTACTTATTTCTAACCGTTATTAACAATCTTCAGAAAGTGCCTCTCTGCTTTGTAGCTAATCTACAACGTTTCCTTCTCTGAATAttgcctttttctttattttcgcGTTATACCAAATttaaaaacagaaaagaaatattattAATGTATCGAAATTAAAGACTTACATAAAACTTGTTATTCTAATATTCTACCATTTATTCAGATATCTCGGAGATCTTACCGGCTGCAATGGTCCTGCCGTCTTTTCTAAGTACAACTCTACTCAAACGGTCATTTTCACTAACAGTTAGTAGAGGAATCCATCTTTTGACTTCAATTAGCTCTACCTCCACCAGAGCCCTTTGTTTTGAACCCAAATGTCTAACTTTCTTCTTAGTAACGTTGTTATCCTCGTCAATCAACGATATTAACCTCTTGATCTTAGCAGGTTGCTCCTTGACGccaatgaaaagaataaatgGTGTTCCTGGTAGCAAGGGTCTATTCATCTCAAATGTGGTTAACTCCAAGATGAAAACTTGTGCCGAATGGACAGATAAATAATCGACTGATGCAGCCAAGTCGCCGTCTTGAATGTCTTCTGGGTAAGCTTTGCGTAATCTCAAAGTGACAAAATCACCTTTGATAGCAACGTCTGTCTCTTCGTGGTTTGTTGATTGTCCCTGTTGAGAACCTACTTGAATCTTATCCACGATGCAACTTTGCTCCGACGGATATATCGTCAAAGATTCACCAGGCTGAATTGAGCCTGATTCCAATTTACCTGAAACTAAAGCTAATTcgttatttgttttctttagtgGAATGATCTCcaatatagaaaataaaaatggatCCTCTTCAGTAGTTTTTTTACTCTCCTTTGAGATTTCAGACGCGGTATTTTCCAAAGTGGCCATTAAAGTAGGACCATTGTACCATTGTTTTACTTCGTTTGGGTAATCTATTTTATGAACACCTTCACCAGAAAATCCGCTGATAGGTACCCAACTGATGTTATCCTCACAAAACCCGATATCCGCTAGATATGGCAACAGCTTCgatttaatttcttcaaacctTTGTTGAGACCAATTCACATTATCCATCTTGTTCATAGCAATGATCAAATTCTGGATTCCCAGACTAAATGCCAACAGCATATGCTCCTTTGTTTGCCCATCTAGATTAAACCCTGATTCGAAAGCGTTGGTGCTACAGTCTACACACAGAATGGCCATATCTGCTTGAGATATCCCCATGATGGCGTTCGGAACAAAGTCTCTGTGACCGGGTGCATCCACGATGGTAAAGTTTGCCCTTTCGGTGGAGAAATGGGACGTGCAAATGGAGACTGTTACACCACGTTCCCGTTCTTCATTCGTTTGATCCATGATCCACGCAAACTTAAACGATGACTTACCCAAGGTTTCGCTCTCTTTCTGTAATTTTCTTAGTTGTGCTTGATTAAcaatcttcaaatcatAAAGAAGTCTACCCATTAGCGTGGACTTTCCCGCATCAACATGGCCAAGAACCACAAAACTTAAATGGGGTAATTGTGATTGAACGAACGCAGAGATATCTTGAGGCTTTTTGGGTTTTGTGGGTACCGTGGTCTTGTAGTATCTCTGCACGAGCCTCCCGTCATCGCCTGCATCAGAATCCTTGCGttcatcctcttcttcttcttcRTCGAGCCAATCTGGAAGCCCGTTGGACTTTGGTTTCGAGATCGATACGTCAGCCAGTTTTTGGGCTACGTTGGCAGTACCGTTAGCAGTATTCGTTGGCTTCTTAGGtgcctttttcttcttcaaggtTTTCTTCAGCTCCACTACCGTGCTTTCGAGATCGAAATCATTGTCCAGTAAGGCTAGTTTCAGAGTGAGATTATCGCAGCCATGGTAGTCTCGCAACTCCTCCTTCAAAGGGGGAAACACCTCATTCATCAAATCGTAGTCCTCGTCATTCAAATAATCATCGAACTCACCTTCATCGTGGAAGTCAGGAATATCGTCTGCACCATCGCTGTAGTCGCTGTAACTCATCTTGTCAGTCTGTAATGCTCGACGCAGATGTTCTGGCTCCTTGGAAAGCCTTTTTGCACCTTGCTTGAACAGCTTATTGATTAATTTTCATGTAGTATGCTATGTTGCCAGTAATGGGGTGTGTCCGTGCATTGTGATCAGTATACGAATACAAATGCTTATAGAGTAGTATTTACACGATTATTATTGATCTTTATATAGCATCTCACGCCTGGTACCACAACAGCTTTCTGCGTTTACGGTCCTCTCTGGCCACAAACCTCTTGTCCTTCCAGCGTGATTTAATTTCTTGCAGCCTGCCCTCCATTTCTTGCGCCCGTTGGCCATTTGGCTTCGAAATCAATGATACAAATAACGGCGATACGCCATACTTGGCGGCCAAAACCTTACGTGTGTACTTCTGAGGGTTCTCTTGACGCAATCTCTGGATCTCCTCGACCTCTTGTGGCCCCAAATGATACGTCTTGCCGTTCACTGTGCTTTTACTTACGAGAACGTTGGGAGAGTGCGTCGCTTGAACGACCTGAGCAGGCATATCGAACTCCTTCCGAGGGTCATTAGTTGCCATGAAGCTACGAGGAACGGTTTCACTATTGATGGAACCCGTGGCGATGGATTCTGATGGCTGATAATGCATTCCTGGAGCATCTTTCTGTTTTAGATACCCTTTATAGTTGGATGCGCTCTTGGTCTTGTTGTAGATAGACGTCACTTGTGTCTGCGGAAACCCAAACTGTTTCCCAATGGAAACACTGGTACTAAATGATCTGCGGCACACAGTTCTACTAATCATTCTTCGTgctgtttttcttttcctttgctGTTATCTGTTATACCTGGATAAAAGTGTCTCTTTTTGTCCTTTTGTTGGTATTTTTAGTAATACGTGCgatgaaaagtgaaaaatcaagagaTGACTAGCGATGATggctttcaaaaatgagtAAAGAAATACAATYAACAGTACTGGTATGCGTGATTCAGAGTGCCAGGGAAGGATAAGGGAGATATTAAAAGAGTATACATCGAAAGAAGTAACGCCCGGGCTGCTCTTGACACTGCGAAAACTGGCGCAAAGAACAAATACTAGTTTAGAGCAATTCATTGCCGGTTGTCAAGCATTGACAAAGTTCAGCAGTAGCGATGTGGTTCTCTTTAACGAGCTCAGGGAGTTGCTCAGAGATAATTCCGAGCAAAATCTGGCAGACTCGAAGAAAGCTGTACCTTCTATCaacaagagaaagaagtttAATATTCAATTGGATTTCGAcgataatgaagatgaactGGCTCCTCCTGTTCAGAAGAAACCCACGAATCCAAGCACAATGTTCAAGAGGATTGATAAATCCAGAGCGAAACAATTAAAGCAATACTCTCCCGCCGCAAAGGACCTTCTTTTAACTGACAAATTCGAAATGCAGACGCAACAAGATCATATCGGAGTAGTGGAACACGAACCGTCTCGAAGTGAACTGGTAGAGGAGGACAGAGAATGGTACGATAGTAATGAAGAATATGGGAGTTTGGTGTTGGAATCCCTATCCCGGCCACTTGAAGAAGGTAAAGAAATACCTTCCGTCATCAAGAGCCGtgataatgaagatgcC is a genomic window of Saccharomyces eubayanus strain FM1318 chromosome XI, whole genome shotgun sequence containing:
- the DAD2 gene encoding Dad2p encodes the protein MDSIDEQIITKRKELQSLQKITSLTDGLKLQLVKLNEQVKEMGTNAEAVAQLMNNWDSIINNISQASLGLLQYAEGDYEIGPWEDSKKRESEQQREKDLGSHEKNENDDDNDEEEDLVPLPETMVRIRVDGNE
- the HBS1 gene encoding ribosome dissociation factor GTPase HBS1 → MSYSDYSDGADDIPDFHDEGEFDDYLNDEDYDLMNEVFPPLKEELRDYHGCDNLTLKLALLDNDFDLESTVVELKKTLKKKKAPKKPTNTANGTANVAQKLADVSISKPKSNGLPDWLDEEEEEDERKDSDAGDDGRLVQRYYKTTVPTKPKKPQDISAFVQSQLPHLSFVVLGHVDAGKSTLMGRLLYDLKIVNQAQLRKLQKESETLGKSSFKFAWIMDQTNEERERGVTVSICTSHFSTERANFTIVDAPGHRDFVPNAIMGISQADMAILCVDCSTNAFESGFNLDGQTKEHMLLAFSLGIQNLIIAMNKMDNVNWSQQRFEEIKSKLLPYLADIGFCEDNISWVPISGFSGEGVHKIDYPNEVKQWYNGPTLMATLENTASEISKESKKTTEEDPFLFSILEIIPLKKTNNELALVSGKLESGSIQPGESLTIYPSEQSCIVDKIQVGSQQGQSTNHEETDVAIKGDFVTLRLRKAYPEDIQDGDLAASVDYLSVHSAQVFILELTTFEMNRPLLPGTPFILFIGVKEQPAKIKRLISLIDEDNNVTKKKVRHLGSKQRALVEVELIEVKRWIPLLTVSENDRLSRVVLRKDGRTIAAGKISEISE
- the MRPL20 gene encoding mitochondrial 54S ribosomal protein mL58, with translation MISRTVCRRSFSTSVSIGKQFGFPQTQVTSIYNKTKSASNYKGYLKQKDAPGMHYQPSESIATGSINSETVPRSFMATNDPRKEFDMPAQVVQATHSPNVLVSKSTVNGKTYHLGPQEVEEIQRLRQENPQKYTRKVLAAKYGVSPLFVSLISKPNGQRAQEMEGRLQEIKSRWKDKRFVAREDRKRRKLLWYQA